The Manihot esculenta cultivar AM560-2 chromosome 11, M.esculenta_v8, whole genome shotgun sequence genome includes a region encoding these proteins:
- the LOC110625900 gene encoding pollen-specific leucine-rich repeat extensin-like protein 3, whose protein sequence is MTRLVRASGCFLLFTLFISFFSSSLFALTNDEASLIARRQLLSLLENEELPYGFEYKVDINVTFPNQRLRRAYIALQAWKKAIYSDPFNTTSNWVGANVCSYKGVFCAPALDNRNLSVVAGIDINGADIAGYLPPEMGLMTDVALFHINSNRICGIVPNSFSRLSLMYEFDISNNRFVGYFPKVVLAWPNLKYLDIRFNNFEGCLPKQVFLKGLDALFLNNNRFRCNIPETIGNSTVSTVVFANNNFTGCIPHSIGNMANLNEIIFMGNGLGGCFPPEIGKLKNATVFDVSFNQFAGNLPSSFADLKNVEELILANNKLIGVMPKNICKLPCLKNLNFSFNFFQGEDEACLQASKKDIVVDGDSNCMDNRQNQKSLDTCLSILSNPINCSKDKCGGGGGEKPPSPPLVLSPPPLPPVPMQSPPQPPTPVQSPPPSVQSSPPPVHSPPPPPPVHSPPPPIPSPPPPVLSPPPPVQSPPPPPPVQSPPPPVHSPPPPPPVHSPPPPIPSPPPPVLSPPPPVQSPPPPPPVRSPPPPIHSSPPPPPPPPMHSPPPPVPSPPPPMLSPPPPVQSPPPPPPVQSPPPPVHSPPPPPPVHSPPPPTPSPPPPVLSPPPPVQSPPPPPPVQSPPPPVHSPPPPPPVHSPPPPVPSPPPPMLSPPPPVQSPPPPPPVQSPPPPVHSPPPPPPVHSPPPPAPSPPPPVLSPPPPVQSPPPPPPVQSPPPPVHSPPPPPPVHSPPPPVPSPPPPMLSPPPPVQSPPPPPPVQSPPPPIHSPPPPVQSPPPPVHSPPPPVHSPPPPLVPSPPPPVHSPPPPPPVYSPPPPTASPPPPLIISPPPADDVVLPPHIGFRYSSPPPPMFPGY, encoded by the coding sequence ATGACCCGCCTTGTCAGAGCCTCAGGCTGCTTTCTCTTATTCACGTTGTTCATCTCTTTCTTCTCATCCTCCTTGTTTGCCTTGACCAATGATGAAGCATCTCTTATCGCTCGTCGTCAGCTTTTGTCACTCCTCGAGAATGAAGAGCTTCCCTACGGGTTCGAGTACAAGGTTGATATTAATGTAACCTTTCCAAACCAAAGGTTGAGAAGAGCATATATTGCCCTCCAGGCTTGGAAAAAGGCTATATATTCAGACCCATTTAACACAACCAGCAATTGGGTTGGTGCCAATGTGTGTTCTTATAAGGGTGTGTTTTGCGCACCAGCTCTTGATAACCGGAATTTGAGTGTCGTTGCTGGTATTGATATTAATGGCGCTGATATTGCTGGCTACCTTCCACCTGAAATGGGACTTATGACAGACGTTGCATTGTTCCATATTAACTCTAATAGGATTTGTGGAATTGTCCCGAATAGCTTCTCCAGGCTCTCACTTATGTATGAGTTTGATATCAGCAATAATCGTTTTGTTGGTTATTTCCCTAAGGTTGTCTTGGCTTGGCCAAATCTAAAGTATCTTGACATCAGATTCAACAATTTCGAAGGTTGTTTGCCTAAGCAAGTATTTTTGAAGGGTCTTGATGCTTTGTTTCTGAATAATAACCGATTCAGATGTAACATTCCTGAAACTATAGGAAATTCTACAGTTTCTACTGTTGTTTTTGCAAACAACAATTTCACAGGTTGCATTCCGCATAGCATAGGCAATATGGCCAATTTGAATGAGATTATTTTCATGGGCAATGGCCTTGGAGGTTGCTTCCCGCCAGAGATTGGAAAGCTTAAGAATGCAACGGTATTTGATGTCAGCTTCAATCAATTTGCAGGGAACTTGCCGTCCAGCTTTGCAGACTTGAAGAACGTTGAGGAATTGATCCTTGCAAACAATAAACTAATTGGAGTTATGCCTAAGAATATTTGCAAATTGCCATGCTTAAAAAATCTTAActtctcttttaatttcttcCAGGGAGAGGATGAAGCTTGCTTGCAAGCTTCAAAAAAGGACATTGTGGTGGATGGTGATAGTAATTGCATGGACAACAGGCAAAATCAGAAGTCTTTAGACACATGTCTTTCAATACTGAGCAACCCGATTAATTGCAGCAAGGACAAgtgtggtggaggaggaggagaaaaaccACCATCTCCACCGTTGGTTCTTTCCCCTCCACCTCTCCCACCAGTTCCAATGCAATCTCCACCTCAACCACCGACTCCAGTTCAATCTCCACCACCTTCTGTGCAATCTTCACCTCCACCTGTCcactcaccaccaccaccacctccagTGCACTCCCCACCTCCACCAATCCCCTCACCTCCACCACCGGTGCtttctcctcctccaccagtccAATCACCACCCCCACCACCCCCAGTGCAATCCCCACCTCCACCTGTCcactcaccaccaccaccacctccagTGCACTCCCCACCTCCACCAATCCCCTCACCTCCACCACCGGTGCtttctcctcctccaccagtccAATCACCACCCCCACCACCCCCAGTGCGATCCCCACCTCCACCTATCCACTCATCaccgccgccgccgccgccgccTCCAATGCACTCCCCACCTCCACCAGTCCCCTCACCTCCACCACCGATGCtttctcctcctccaccagttcAATCTCCTCCCCCACCACCCCCAGTGCAATCCCCACCTCCACCTGTCcactcaccaccaccaccacctccagTGCACTCCCCACCTCCACCAACCCCCTCACCTCCACCACCGGTGCtttctcctcctccaccagtccaatcacctcccccaccaccccCAGTGCAATCCCCACCTCCACCTGTCcactcaccaccaccaccacctccagTGCACTCCCCACCTCCACCAGTCCCCTCACCTCCACCACCGATGCtttctcctcctccaccagttcAATCTCCTCCCCCACCACCCCCAGTGCAATCCCCACCTCCACCTGTCcactcaccaccaccaccacctccagTGCACTCCCCACCTCCACCAGCTCCCTCACCTCCACCACCGGTGCtttctcctcctccaccagtccaatcacctcccccaccaccccCAGTGCAATCCCCACCTCCACCTGTCcactcaccaccaccaccacctccagTGCACTCCCCACCTCCACCAGTCCCCTCACCTCCACCACCGATGCtttctcctcctccaccagtccaatcacctcccccaccaccccCAGTGCAATCCCCACCTCCACCAATCcactcaccaccaccacctgttcAATCTCCACCGCCACCAGTACATTCCCCACCTCCACCAGTCCACTCACCGCCACCACCATTAGTCCCTTCTCCACCTCCACCAGTCCATTCTCCCCCACCTCCCCCACCTGTCTattcaccaccaccaccaactGCTTCCCCTCCACCTCCTCTTATTATCTCCCCACCACCAGCGGATGACGTTGTTCTCCCACCACATATTGGCTTCCGCTATTCATCACCACCTCCACCAATGTTTCCAGGCTACTAA